A single genomic interval of Carassius carassius chromosome 24, fCarCar2.1, whole genome shotgun sequence harbors:
- the cd22 gene encoding B-cell receptor CD22 — translation MFYICTLLPLLLSAAVASLSVSYHPKSICVLERSSVDFSCTFDYPLYSTLETTRWFKPLAHQKQDGTQIGISVYHSNTAEIHQLYKNRTAYANQDRNCSLQIHNVSKSDNGMYFFRFEYYYHGRYTGPWGIHLSVAVLPFRVTVKKQKENGHIHEGDSVTLTCGTENCTPKQENKFAWFKNQRLIPEATDNVFHISSVSHHDFGNYSCGLKTSSSTSADEILLDIKYSPKNVEIAVLPSGKIREGNSLTLICMSNANPSVTNYSWFLIKEAKVSHIGLDREFSIKSASQKDNGQYFCTAKNDMGSQNSSVIALNVEVTVHQTVLLTATAVFLFLMAVIFGLIIRRIQFTSKKQPTEQTPATTVTEEIYENLRKSQESEGKNYTSVVYADLSLPPSVSDR, via the exons atgttttacatCTGCACATTATTGCCGCTGCTACTATCAG ctGCTGTGGCTTCATTGTCAGTTTCATACCACCCTAAAAGCATATGTGTATTGGAAAGATCATCTGTGGATTTCAGCTGCACCTTTGATTATCCGCTTTATTCTACACTTGAAACAACAAGATGGTTCAAGCCATTAGCTCATCAGAAACAAGACGGAACACAGATTGGAATATCTGTCTATCACTCAAATACAGCAGAGATTCACCAGCTGTACAAAAACAGAACAGCTTATGCAAACCAAGACAGAAACTGCTCGCTGCAGATACACAATGTCTCCAAAAGTGACAACGGAATGTATTTCTTTCGCTTTGAATATTACTATCACGGAAGATACACTGGACCATGGGGCATACACCTCAGCGTAGCAG TTCTACCTTTTAGAGTAACAGtgaaaaaacaaaaggagaatGGACACATTCATGAAGGAGACTCTGTGACACTGACATGCGGCACAGAAAACTGTACCCCAAAACAAGAGAACAAGTTTGCCTGGTTTAAAAATCAACGTCTGATTCCAGAAGCCACTGATAATGTGTTCCACATCTCTTCTGTCTCTCACCATGATTTTGGCAACTACTCCTGCGGTCTGAAGACGAGCAGCTCAACTTCAGCAGATGAAATATTGCTTGACATAAAAT ATAGTCCAAAGAATGTTGAAATAGCTGTTTTGCCATCTGGAAAGATACGAGAAGGAAACTCACTGACTCTGATCTGTATGAGCAATGCCAATCCTTCAGTGACAAACTACAGTTGGTTTCTGATCAAAGAAGCAAAGGTCTCTCATATAGGACTTGATCGTGAATTCTCCATCAAATCTGCCAGTCAGAAGGATAATGGACAATACTTCTGCACTGCTAAAAATGACATGGGTTCTCAAAACTCTTCAGTCATAGCACTGAATGTTGAag tgaCAGTTCATCAAACTGTCTTGCTGACTGcaacagctgtgtttttgtttctaATGGCTGTCATTTTTGGTCTCATTATTAG GAGGATACAGTTTACGTCAAAGAAGCAGCCCACAGAACAG ACACCTGCAACCACTGTCACAGAGGAGATCTACGAGAACCTGAGAAAATCACAAGAGTCTGAGGGAAAAAATTACACAAGCGTGGTCTATGCAGATCTAAGTCTTCCTCCATCAGTCTCAGACAGGTGA
- the LOC132103372 gene encoding RNA-binding protein 42 isoform X2 → MALKSGEERLKEMEAEMALFEQEVLGGPVAPTMVEAVPVALAMPGVPMVRPIIGTNTYRQVQQSLEARAATFVGPPPTFVGPAIPAVAPPPMMRPAFVPHVLQRPGAQRMPMMRGPPPQGMIAPPLPRPPPPPPMMMAPRMSGPPQPPMAPVGPPMGPMPPVGSMNPMNSAPPRPMAHEPPKISPSVIQAAPTVYTAPPAPKRADLKSQKQARMEELLALVAEQQATVMAAGLLESKKEAVTDDSVIGPSKPEPEPTHVEPADTSTEDKKRGKQEKMKKCIRVAAGVSWEDTSLLEWDTDDFRIFCGDLGNEVNDDILARSFSRYPSFLKAKVVRDKRTGKTKGYGFVSFKDPNDYVRAMREMNGRYVGSRPIKLRKSSWKDRNLEVVRKKQKEKKKLGLR, encoded by the exons ATGGCGTTGAAATCCGGAGAGGAGCGCCTGAAGGAGATGGAGGCAGAGATGGCGCT GTTCGAGCAGGAGGTTTTGGGAGGACCTGTGGCACCTACAATGGTTGAAGCTGTGCCAGTCGCTCTGGCAATGCCAGGTGTACCCATGGTCAGGCCCATCATTGGTACAAACACCTATAGACAG gtcCAGCAGAGTTTGGAGGCAAGAGCTGCCACTTTTGTTGGTCCGCCGCCTACATTTGTTGGTCCTG CTATACCGGCAGTAGCGCCTCCTCCAATGATGCGTCCAGCATTTGTTCCGCACGTCTTACAGAGACCAG GAGCTCAGAGAATGCCAATGATGCGTGGTCCACCTCCTCAAGGCATGATAGCACCTCCTCTTCCCAgacctccacctcctccacccaTGATGATGGCTCCTCGTATGTCAGGACCCCCTCAGCCCCCGATGGCTCCAGTTGGACCGCCCATGGGACCCATGCCTCCA GTTGGAAGCATGAACCCTATGAATTCGGCACCACCACGGCCCATGGCTCATGAGCCTCCGAAGATCAGTCCCAGTGTTATACAGGCAGCTCCCACTGTTTACACAGCACCTCCTGCGCCTAAGAGAGCTGACCTCAAGAGCCAGAAACAAGCACGCATG GAGGAGTTGTTAGCATTGGTGGCGGAGCAGCAGGCCACAGTCATGGCAGCTGGGCTGCTGGAGTCAAAGAAGGAGGCGGTCACCGATGACAGCGTGATCGGCCCGAGCAAGCCGGAGCCTGAGCCTACACATGTGGAG CCCGCTGATACTAGCACAGAAGATAAGAAAAGAGGGAAGCAGGAAAAGATGAAGAAATGCATCCGGGTAGCAGCTGGGGTCTCATGGGAGGACACCAGTCTATTAGAGTGGGATACAG ATGATTTCCGGATATTTTGTGGCGATCTGGGGAATGAGGTGAATGATGACATTCTGGCGAGATCATTTAGCCGTTATCCATCCTTCCTGAAGGCAAAGGTTGTTCGAGACAAACGCACAGGGAAAACAAAGGGTTACGGCTTTGTGAGCTTTAAAGATCCCAATGATTATGTGCGCGCCATGAGAGAAATGAACG GGAGGTATGTGGGCAGCAGACCCATCAAACTGAGAAAGAGTTCATGGAAAGATCGCAATCTGGAGGTCGTGCGTAAGAAACAGAAGGAGAAAAAGAAGTTGGGACTGAGATAA
- the LOC132103372 gene encoding RNA-binding protein 42 isoform X1: MALKSGEERLKEMEAEMALFEQEVLGGPVAPTMVEAVPVALAMPGVPMVRPIIGTNTYRQVQQSLEARAATFVGPPPTFVGPAIPAVAPPPMMRPAFVPHVLQRPGAQRMPMMRGPPPQGMIAPPLPRPPPPPPMMMAPRMSGPPQPPMAPVGPPMGPMPPQVGSMNPMNSAPPRPMAHEPPKISPSVIQAAPTVYTAPPAPKRADLKSQKQARMEELLALVAEQQATVMAAGLLESKKEAVTDDSVIGPSKPEPEPTHVEPADTSTEDKKRGKQEKMKKCIRVAAGVSWEDTSLLEWDTDDFRIFCGDLGNEVNDDILARSFSRYPSFLKAKVVRDKRTGKTKGYGFVSFKDPNDYVRAMREMNGRYVGSRPIKLRKSSWKDRNLEVVRKKQKEKKKLGLR, from the exons ATGGCGTTGAAATCCGGAGAGGAGCGCCTGAAGGAGATGGAGGCAGAGATGGCGCT GTTCGAGCAGGAGGTTTTGGGAGGACCTGTGGCACCTACAATGGTTGAAGCTGTGCCAGTCGCTCTGGCAATGCCAGGTGTACCCATGGTCAGGCCCATCATTGGTACAAACACCTATAGACAG gtcCAGCAGAGTTTGGAGGCAAGAGCTGCCACTTTTGTTGGTCCGCCGCCTACATTTGTTGGTCCTG CTATACCGGCAGTAGCGCCTCCTCCAATGATGCGTCCAGCATTTGTTCCGCACGTCTTACAGAGACCAG GAGCTCAGAGAATGCCAATGATGCGTGGTCCACCTCCTCAAGGCATGATAGCACCTCCTCTTCCCAgacctccacctcctccacccaTGATGATGGCTCCTCGTATGTCAGGACCCCCTCAGCCCCCGATGGCTCCAGTTGGACCGCCCATGGGACCCATGCCTCCA CAGGTTGGAAGCATGAACCCTATGAATTCGGCACCACCACGGCCCATGGCTCATGAGCCTCCGAAGATCAGTCCCAGTGTTATACAGGCAGCTCCCACTGTTTACACAGCACCTCCTGCGCCTAAGAGAGCTGACCTCAAGAGCCAGAAACAAGCACGCATG GAGGAGTTGTTAGCATTGGTGGCGGAGCAGCAGGCCACAGTCATGGCAGCTGGGCTGCTGGAGTCAAAGAAGGAGGCGGTCACCGATGACAGCGTGATCGGCCCGAGCAAGCCGGAGCCTGAGCCTACACATGTGGAG CCCGCTGATACTAGCACAGAAGATAAGAAAAGAGGGAAGCAGGAAAAGATGAAGAAATGCATCCGGGTAGCAGCTGGGGTCTCATGGGAGGACACCAGTCTATTAGAGTGGGATACAG ATGATTTCCGGATATTTTGTGGCGATCTGGGGAATGAGGTGAATGATGACATTCTGGCGAGATCATTTAGCCGTTATCCATCCTTCCTGAAGGCAAAGGTTGTTCGAGACAAACGCACAGGGAAAACAAAGGGTTACGGCTTTGTGAGCTTTAAAGATCCCAATGATTATGTGCGCGCCATGAGAGAAATGAACG GGAGGTATGTGGGCAGCAGACCCATCAAACTGAGAAAGAGTTCATGGAAAGATCGCAATCTGGAGGTCGTGCGTAAGAAACAGAAGGAGAAAAAGAAGTTGGGACTGAGATAA